One part of the Glycine soja cultivar W05 chromosome 11, ASM419377v2, whole genome shotgun sequence genome encodes these proteins:
- the LOC114376519 gene encoding zinc finger CCCH domain-containing protein 30-like, with protein sequence MKSLTVNTEDSFSSLLELASNNDIEGFKVLLEKDSSTINEVGLWYGRQNGSKQFVLEHRTPLMVAATYGSIDVMKMVLLCPEADVNFACGANKTTALHCAASGGSTKAVDAVKLLLSAGADVNCVDANGNRPIDVIAVPPKLQGAKAVLEELLSDNASDVSVGEFSVPVSVNSSSPGSPAHSSNGMPYTPSVSPPSPVAAKFTDAAICSLSEKKEYPIDPSLPDIKNSIYATDEFRMFSFKVRPCSRAYSHDWTECPFVHPGENARRRDPRKFHYSCVPCPDFRKGACRRGDMCEYAHGVFECWLHPAQYRTRLCKDGTSCNRRVCFFAHTAEELRPLYVSTGSAAPSPRSSASGPNVMDMAAAMSLFPGSPSSGSSMSPSHFGQPMSPSANGMPLSSAWAQPNVPALHLPGSNLQSSRLRSSLSARDIPPEDLNMMSDLDGQQQHHLNDLSCYIQPRPGASSVSRSGRSKTLTPSNLEELFSAEISLSPRYSDPAAGSVFSPTHKSAVLNQFQQLQSMLSPINTNLLSPKNVEHPLFQASFGVSPSGRMSPRSVEPISPMSARLSAFAQREKQQQQLRSVSSRDLGANSPASLVGSPANPWSKWGSPIGKADWSVNGDSLGRQMRRSSSFERKNNGEEPDLSWVQSLVKESPPEMIKEKFASPMPTASADGPNSNSQIESIDHSVLGAWLEQMQLDQLVV encoded by the coding sequence ATGAAATCGCTAACTGTTAACACTGAAGATTCTTTTTCCAGTTTACTGGAACTTGCTTCTAACAATGATATTGAAGGCTTCAAGGTCCTTTTAGAGAAGGATTCTTCTACGATCAATGAGGTTGGGCTCTGGTATGGCCGGCAAAACGGATCAAAGCAATTTGTTCTTGAGCACAGAACCCCTTTGATGGTTGCTGCCACTTATGGTAGCATTGATGTTATGAAGATGGTACTTTTGTGCCCCGAGGCAGATGTGAATTTCGCGTGTGGGGCGAACAAAACCACTGCCCTCCACTGTGCTGCTTCTGGTGGGTCTACCAAGGCTGTTGATGCCGTCAAGCTTCTTTTATCGGCCGGGGCCGATGTCAATTGCGTGGATGCAAATGGGAATCGCCCTATTGATGTGATTGCTGTTCCTCCCAAGCTGCAAGGTGCGAAAGCCGTTCTTGAGGAACTTCTTTCGGACAATGCTTCTGATGTGTCTGTTGGTGAATTCTCTGTCCCGGTGTCTGTTAATTCTTCCAGTCCGGGTTCTCCTGCCCATTCGTCGAATGGGATGCCGTACACTCCTTCGGTTTCACCGCCATCCCCCGTGGCTGCAAAGTTTACTGATGCAGCTATTTGCTCTTTGTCGGAGAAGAAGGAATACCCGATTGATCCATCGCTGCCTGATATAAAGAACAGTATATATGCGACTGATGAGTTTCGGATGTTTTCGTTCAAGGTGAGACCTTGTTCCCGGGCATACTCTCATGATTGGACTGAGTGTCCTTTTGTTCATCCCGGAGAGAATGCTCGGAGGAGAGACCCCAGGAAGTTCCATTACAGCTGTGTGCCGTGCCCTGATTTTAGAAAAGGGGCTTGCAGGCGTGGAGACATGTGTGAATATGCTCATGGGGTGTTTGAGTGCTGGCTGCACCCGGCTCAGTATCGGACACGCCTCTGCAAAGATGGCACCAGTTGCAATCGAAGGGTGTGTTTTTTTGCTCACACTGCAGAGGAGCTTCGTCCGCTGTATGTGTCCACTGGATCTGCTGCCCCTTCGCCCCGTTCATCTGCTTCAGGTCCTAATGTCATGGACATGGCTGCTGCCATGAGCCTTTTTCCAGGATCGCCTTCATCGGGCTCTTCCATGTCGCCGTCCCACTTTGGGCAGCCAATGTCCCCATCTGCAAATGGCATGCCACTGTCTTCTGCTTGGGCTCAGCCAAATGTGCCGGCTCTTCATTTACCAGGAAGCAATCTTCAATCTAGTCGATTGAGGTCTTCCCTAAGTGCTCGTGACATTCCACCAGAAGACTTGAACATGATGTCTGATCTTGATGGCCAGCAGCAGCACCATCTGAATGACTTGAGCTGTTACATACAGCCTCGCCCCGGTGCCAGTTCTGTGAGTAGATCTGGTCGGTCCAAGACCCTAACTCCATCAAATCTGGAAGAGCTCTTTTCTGCTGAGATTTCTTTGTCTCCCCGGTATTCTGATCCAGCAGCCGGTTCTGTGTTTTCCCCTACTCACAAATCAGCTGTTCTCAATCAGTTTCAACAGCTCCAAAGTATGTTATCACCTATAAATACTAATTTGCTGTCTCCTAAGAATGTTGagcatcctctttttcaggctTCTTTTGGTGTCTCTCCTTCTGGAAGGATGTCACCAAGAAGTGTTGAACCAATCTCTCCAATGAGTGCTCGTTTATCTGCATTTGCTCAGCGAGAGAAACAGCAGCAACAGCTGCGCAGTGTTAGTTCAAGAGACCTTGGTGCCAACAGTCCTGCCTCACTTGTTGGCTCCCCTGCAAACCCTTGGTCAAAGTGGGGTTCTCCTATTGGGAAAGCTGATTGGTCAGTAAATGGAGACTCCCTTGGTCGTCAGATGCGAAGATCATCCTCGTTTGAGCGCAAGAACAATGGGGAAGAGCCTGATCTCTCTTGGGTCCAATCTCTGGTGAAGGAGTCCCCACCTGAGATGATCAAAGAGAAGTTTGCATCTCCTATGCCTACTGCATCTGCTGATGGACCGAATTCAAATTCCCAAATTGAATCCATTGACCATTCTGTTTTAGGAGCCTGGCTTGAGCAAATGCAGCTGGATCAGCTTGTAGTCTAG